The Hahella sp. HNIBRBA332 genome window below encodes:
- a CDS encoding Dabb family protein produces MRFKPEAGKFITETGLSRLFTHGAATWTENDSFLWRLMRQTAEEFAEAAERFLIQATENASAPSAKERKFAPAAALRSLRSRLFRAHREIGAYKRIVMVKFKDDASPADIDSFQQALNRLAALSEGLLSMDCGPIHRLQGEESLSAVSPDVCYGDFISIWTFKSEHYLQRFIDNPEHKKIAARYFKPVVSNRYVINHLSRPHGA; encoded by the coding sequence ATGAGATTCAAACCAGAGGCGGGTAAATTCATCACGGAGACAGGATTGTCCCGATTATTTACCCACGGCGCGGCGACCTGGACTGAGAACGACAGTTTTCTCTGGCGTCTCATGCGCCAGACAGCGGAGGAATTCGCCGAAGCCGCCGAGCGGTTTCTCATTCAGGCGACGGAAAACGCATCCGCCCCTTCCGCCAAAGAACGCAAGTTCGCCCCCGCCGCCGCGCTACGCTCACTGCGCAGCCGGCTGTTCCGGGCTCACCGGGAGATCGGCGCCTACAAGCGCATTGTCATGGTGAAGTTCAAGGACGACGCCTCTCCTGCCGATATCGACAGCTTTCAACAGGCGCTCAACCGGCTTGCCGCCCTGTCTGAAGGACTGTTGAGCATGGACTGCGGCCCCATTCACCGGCTGCAGGGGGAGGAATCCTTATCGGCGGTGTCACCGGATGTCTGCTATGGAGATTTCATCTCCATCTGGACCTTCAAATCGGAGCACTACCTGCAACGCTTCATCGACAATCCCGAGCACAAGAAGATCGCTGCGCGTTACTTCAAACCCGTAGTGTCCAACCGATACGTCATCAATCACCTGTCCCGGCCCCACGGCGCTTGA